Within the Thermosynechococcus sichuanensis E542 genome, the region TGACCTTCGCCCACATGAGCTAGACTGCTAAGGGCCTTGCGCAGTGTTTCAAAGTCTTGGGGGCTGAGTTTTTGCTGTAATCCTAGCCAATCAACTGTGATTCCCTCAGGGGTGGCGATCGCTGCAAAGGGGTCAAAGCCCACCGCATCCCGATTGATCTCAGCGGTTGCCGGTTCAGCCCCATCACCAAAAAGATGGTCAAAATGCAATGTGATCTCTACGTCAGCAGCGCTATTGGCGGCCACAATGCCCTTGCGCTGATCACCAATGTAGTCGCCACAAACAAATGCCAAAGGCTGATCCAACGTCATGTCAAAGGGTACCCGAACATCACCCCGCTGCGCCGTGCCCACCAGTTGTAAACTGGGTGCGAGGGTCTGCCACTCAAGAGCATTGAAGTGCCCCACTGCTGCCTCAGCACTGCCCACAAGGGGACGCTGAGCACTGACCAAATCCACTGTCACGGGATCGCTAAACACCACACTCACTTCACTTGCGGGGCGATCGCCCGCCTCAGGATCGAAAGGGGGATTGGTTTGATAGGCAGTCACCGTGCCCAACGTTAAATAGACATGGTCAAACTGGAGCTTCCAGCCATCTTTGGTTGTCCATCCCGTTTGCAAGCGCTCTTCACCATTGGCATAGAGTTGGAGAGTTCCCCTTTGGGCGGCGGGGGCACAACTGGCCAGTAGCCCTGTACAGAAAATCGTGACTATTCCTAAACGTCGGTATAGATTCATTCCTTTGATCACGCCGAAAAAAGCTACAGAAAGAGCACCCCTGTAGCCAGTGGCAAAAGTAACAAAGACACTCTTCCTACCTTAGAAGGGGCGGCATCGGTTCTACAATGCACGGGAGGGGGATGGCGTGGCGGTATAGTGTCTTTACAGAACGTGATGGAGCGAAAAATGAAACGGATGTGGGGCTGGTTAGGACTTGTCCTACTGCTGTGGGGACTGTGGACAGCGCCAAGTTGGGCAGGGTTACAAGACGATCGCTACGATGGGAATATCTTTGCTCTTTATGCTGGCAATGGCTCCTTAGTGCCACCGAAGGTCACCCTAGAGAAATCGCGCCAGAGCGATCGCGCCACATTGCTGCTGTTTTATGTGAACGATAGCCGCGACTGCAAGCAGTTTGCCTCAACCATCTCCCAGTTGCAGGGGTACTATGGTCGCGTCACCGATTTCATTGCCATTGATGTGGATGCCTTACCCTTTGGGGCGCAGTTCTCCTCTAATGAAGCGGGCTACTACTATAAGGGTCGGGTGCCGCAAACACTGATTTTCGATCGCCAAGGGCAATTGCGGCAAGAATTTATCGGCGTGGTGCCCTTTGAAACCCTCGATGACACGTTTCGGGAAGTCTTTGATTTGCTCCCGCGATCGCAATCTCTGGAACTGCGGCCGCGTCCTGTGAATGAAATTAATGTAGAACTCGTGCCTCCCACACCCCCTAAAGGGGAGAATCTGTCCAAGGGAGCGGTACAGTAAAAGTGAGCTTTGCAGCGAGGTCAAACATGGAGTTACCCACACTACAGGAACGTTTAGCGATTGTTTTGGCGAAGCGGGAGAGCCTCAAAAAGCTCTTGGAACTCCCCGGTCATGGCACCCTCACCATTGACATTGAATCTGCTCTTGCGGAACTGGATGAACTGATTAGCGACTTCAAGCGTACGTTTCCAGACCTCGACATTCCTGCCTAGGAGGTTCACAGTGGTGGAGATTACCAGTCGTTGGGTCAAGGTGGTCAATGGCGATCTGCTAATTGATGCCTACTTAGCGGAGCCTGTTGCCCCTGGCCGTTATCCAGCAGTGATTGTCTTTCAGGAAATCTTTGGCGTCAATGCCCATATCCGCGATGTCACCGAACGCATTGCCCGTGAAGGCTATGTGGCGATCGCCCCCGCTATTTACCAACGCTTTGCCCCCGGCTTTGAAACAGGCTACACCGCCGCTGATATTGATTTGGGGCGGCAGTACAAAAACCAAACCAAAGCCGAGGAACTCCTCAGTGATACCCAAGCCACGATTGCCTATCTACGCGGCCTCGAAAATGTCGATGGGGATGCGATTGGCACGATTGGCTTTTGCTTTGGTGGTCATGTGGCCTATCTGGTGGCCCAGTTACCTGACATTAAAGCCACGGCCTCATTCTACGGCGCCGGGATTACAACCATGACCCCCGGCGGTGGCCTGCCCACGATTGAAATCACACCGAAAATTCGCGGCACGCTCTATGCCTTCTTTGGCGATCGCGACCAAAGTATTCCCATGGAGCAGGTGAAACAAATTGAAACGGCCTTGCGCCACCATGGCATTCGCCACCACATCTTCATCTATCCAGCGGATCATGGCTTCTTCTGCGATCAACGGGATAGCTACGATGCAGCAGCAGCACGGGATGCGTGGGAACAGGTCAAAGAACTCTTTAACACCGTCCTCCGCCAGCAACAGTGAAAATGACAGCCCTTTTCGCGAGGATGCAGCATGCTTAACACTGTAAAAGCCAACGTCAGAGAGGCACAAAGCTTCTTGATGGACGTTGTATTTCAGGCAAGGGCTGGATGACCCCATCTTTACAGAACCCTTACTTTGAGTAGTTGCAGCGGAATAAGTTCAATACAAAGGGCTATAGTATAAAGCAGATGGGTGTTCCCCATTGCCTCAACGATACCAAGGGCAGTTGCTAGGCTTTAAGATTCTTCTAATTTCAATTAATTTCAATCTCCTTTATCCCCGCTGTTGCGCTCTATGACTACTCCTACCCACAAAGTCCTGCTGAAGCAGGGATCCCTTGTTCTCAAGCAGTGTAAAAAAGCCCTTCTTGAGCGAGATATGGCTGTGCTTCAGCAGCAGGCACGCATTTTACAAGTCGCAGCAGTGGCCTCACGCCAAACACTGATTGAGGCAGAAGCGCGGCTTTTAGAGCAGGCAGCCCAGCAAAATCAACCGCGGCGGGCAGCAGAAATTCTGATGAAAATTAAAGAGTGCTTGGTTGCCCTAGCGGGAGATAAACGCGACTTTGACAGTCTGCCGGGGGTGGCAGCAGAGGCGGAAGCTCCGCCGAAAAAGGCTCCCTTTATCCAGCATCCCCATGATGACAGCTACACAAAACGCTTGGGAAACTATCTGGTTGAGGCGGAATTGGTGACACCCGCACAAATTGAAGTCGCCCTAGCAGATCAGCGGGCAACCGGAGCACGGCTAGGGGATATTTTGGTCGCACGGGGATGGCTGCGCAAGGGCACAATTGAGTTCATCATGGAGCGCGTGGTCTTGCCCGATCGCCGTCGTCAGGAGGCAGAAGCTTCCTCTTTGCGACCGGATGCTGCATCAATTCAGTCTCCAAAAATCCCCCCACTGAGTGGTAGCTCAGTGAATGACCGCGCAACCTTTATTGATATTAATAGCAGCTATTCAGATCCTCTATAGAGACGTACTCTGTGGCGATCGCATACTCCCAAAGAGCCTTAGAACGGGGCGATCGCGCCCTGCGCTGTAGTCCTTTTTTGCCACCGTTGTTTCAGACCATGCAGCAGCGGAGTGTGGCGCTTCTCGAAATTGTGGGGGAGGCAGGTTTCAAATCGGGATTCACGCGATCGCCCTTGCCAGTGCTCCTAGCAGAAGCGGAATTGGACTGGTTGATCCGCGTTGGTTTGCTGCGCCGCGAAGTGGATGGCCAAGGCCTCACTGATCGCTATCGTCTCACTCCCTTGGGGCAACAGTTGATTCAACGTTATAGCCAACCCACGTGGTCAGCTTCTTGGGGCGATCGCTGGCGCAACCAACTCAGCCGCTGGTGGGGAATGTAACGGTTCTGTAATGACCTGTAACGCATCGGTGATTTTCGCTACCATGCTTTATGAGTGCCGTTAGCAAGAGCGAGACGCAGCTTTTTATGGTTAATACCGTCGCCAAACCTGAGTTTGAAGAACTGCGGCCGGGCATCAAAGCCCCCGCCAAGGAAACCATCCTCACGCCCCGCTTCTACACCACTGACTTTGAAGCGATGGCCAATATGGACATTACGGAAAACAAAGCAGAACTTCAGGCCATCCTCGAGGAATTTCGCTGCGACTACAACCGCCACCACTTTGTGCGGGATGCAGAATTTGAACAGTCTTGGGATCACATTGATGGCGAAACCCGCCAGTTGTTTATTGAATTTTTGGAGCGCTCCTGCACAGCAGAATTTTCTGGCTTTCTCCTCTACAAAGAACTCAGCCGCAAGCTCAAGGATCGCAACCCCCTGCTGGCGGAGTGCTTTGCCCTCATGTCTCGCGATGAAGCCCGCCACGCTGGGTTCCTGAACAAAGCTATGTCCGACTTTAATCTCTCGTTGGATTTGGGCTTTTTGACCCAGCACCGCAGCTACACCTATTTTGAACCCGAATTCATCTTCTACGCCACCTACCTCTCCGAGAAAATTGGTTACTGGCGCTATATTACGATTTACCGTCATTTGGAAAAGCATCCTGAACATCGCATTTACCCCATCTTCCGCTTCTTTGAAAACTGGTGCCAAGACGAAAACCGCCACGGTGACTTCTTTGATGCCGTGATGCGTGCTCAGCCGCAAATGTTGGATCGCCCGCGCACCTTCTGGCAAAAGATTAAGGAAATTCCCCTCTCCCTCTCTGGGAAGAAATGGGCACGCTACTTCATGGTCTGCTGGGTACCACCAAAACTGTGGTGCCGCTTCTTCCTGTTGTCAGTCTTTGCCACCATGTACCTCAACGATTTGCAGCGGGCGAAATTTTATGCCGCCATTGGCTTGGATGCCCGTGAGTACGATCGCGAAGTGATTGCCAAAACGAATGAAACCGCAGGCCGTGTTTTCCCAGTTATTCTTGATGTCGATCATCCAGAATTTTATGAGCGGTTAGAGCGGTGTGTGGAAAACAACGCCAAGCTGACAGAAATTAGTAAGCAAAAGGGCGGTTTCCTCAAGAAACTTCCCTTCTATCTCTCGAATCTGTGGCAAATGATCAAGTTATTCTTGATCCCTGCTAAAGAGCCGACAAAGGCTGCGGTACGTTAATTTTCTCTGCGGCCTAAAAATGTAGTGATCTCCATGGGTTGCGTCTGCGGACGTAACCTTTTTTTCATGTTTTCTACGATTGGTATCCGTATTATTACGGAGTGTTGCGGGAGTATGAAAAGAATCTAAAAGCTCTTTTGACCACCGGGGATCGCTAAAACCCGCTCCCTAAGCTGCTGCGCCCCTGTGATCGCTGAAAAAGTGGCTGAGGGGAATTTCATAGGATGGAAGGTAGAGAGCCTAAAGATTTTACTTCGGAGTTGATCCCCACGATGGACAGCCCAATTCTCACTCCCACAACTTGCCGTTTTTGCCGCTTCTATTATTCCGAAGGGCGGCGGGGTGGTACCTGCGAAAAACTAAATGTACCGGTGCGGGGGTTTTGGCGGGCATGTCCTCTGGCAGCAGCCATCCCTAGCCGTGAACATCAGCCAGCGATCGCAACCACACCATCAACAGCAGCCAACACAGCTAGGGCGTCAGTATTTTTCTTTCAGGATGATCCCGAAGCCATTGCGTGACCTCAGCAAGGGTCGGTTGAGCGGCGATCGCCCCCCGTTTTGTCGTCACTAGGGCACCCACCACCGTGGCAAATTCTAAACAAGCAGCCTGCCATTGGGAGTCACGGTAGTTTTCCGGGCTGCCCTGCAATAATTGAGCAATCCAACCCGCAACAAAGCCATCGCCGGCACCGGTGGTATCCACAACTGGCATGGCGGGTGGTTGTAATTCCCCTTGATTTTCGTGCCAGCAGTAGCGAATAGCTTGATCCCCGTCAGTAATCACCACGGCATGGTCAGGTGCCATCCCCCAAAGGGCGCGATAGACGACTTGGGGATCGCTATCAGAGAAAAATAATTCCGCCTCTTCCTTGGCCAGTTTCAGGAAATGCGCCTGTGCTAAAAAAGGACGAATACGCTCAGGGGCAGCACTTGCATCCGGCCAAAAGATCGGTCGCCAATTCGCATCAATGAGAATTAAGGTTTCCCTTTGCCGCAGTTGCTGGACTAAATGTTCAATGGTGGTGGCGGTGGGTTCACTGGCTAGTCCGAGGGTTCCAGTGACGAAAAATCGTGCCCCAGCCAGTAGCGATGGGGAGACTTGCTGGCCATAGAACTGCATATCGGCAAAGACAGAAGTGCCTGCTGGGGCAAATCCGACAAACTGGCGATCGCCCCCCACCAGTTGAACACGTACTTGCCGCGTTGGCACCCCAGCGACCCGCTCGACCGCTTCGATATTCACCCCCAAAGCAGTTAATTCGGCACAGGCCTGCTCCCCCAAGGCATCGTCCCCCACCGCCCCCAAAAAGGCAGCCCTCACCCCCAACT harbors:
- a CDS encoding DUF4382 domain-containing protein translates to MNLYRRLGIVTIFCTGLLASCAPAAQRGTLQLYANGEERLQTGWTTKDGWKLQFDHVYLTLGTVTAYQTNPPFDPEAGDRPASEVSVVFSDPVTVDLVSAQRPLVGSAEAAVGHFNALEWQTLAPSLQLVGTAQRGDVRVPFDMTLDQPLAFVCGDYIGDQRKGIVAANSAADVEITLHFDHLFGDGAEPATAEINRDAVGFDPFAAIATPEGITVDWLGLQQKLSPQDFETLRKALSSLAHVGEGHCREIAL
- a CDS encoding thylakoid membrane photosystem I accumulation factor, producing the protein MKRMWGWLGLVLLLWGLWTAPSWAGLQDDRYDGNIFALYAGNGSLVPPKVTLEKSRQSDRATLLLFYVNDSRDCKQFASTISQLQGYYGRVTDFIAIDVDALPFGAQFSSNEAGYYYKGRVPQTLIFDRQGQLRQEFIGVVPFETLDDTFREVFDLLPRSQSLELRPRPVNEINVELVPPTPPKGENLSKGAVQ
- a CDS encoding dienelactone hydrolase family protein, which translates into the protein MVEITSRWVKVVNGDLLIDAYLAEPVAPGRYPAVIVFQEIFGVNAHIRDVTERIAREGYVAIAPAIYQRFAPGFETGYTAADIDLGRQYKNQTKAEELLSDTQATIAYLRGLENVDGDAIGTIGFCFGGHVAYLVAQLPDIKATASFYGAGITTMTPGGGLPTIEITPKIRGTLYAFFGDRDQSIPMEQVKQIETALRHHGIRHHIFIYPADHGFFCDQRDSYDAAAARDAWEQVKELFNTVLRQQQ
- a CDS encoding Npun_F0494 family protein, with protein sequence MAIAYSQRALERGDRALRCSPFLPPLFQTMQQRSVALLEIVGEAGFKSGFTRSPLPVLLAEAELDWLIRVGLLRREVDGQGLTDRYRLTPLGQQLIQRYSQPTWSASWGDRWRNQLSRWWGM
- the acsF gene encoding magnesium-protoporphyrin IX monomethyl ester (oxidative) cyclase, producing the protein MVNTVAKPEFEELRPGIKAPAKETILTPRFYTTDFEAMANMDITENKAELQAILEEFRCDYNRHHFVRDAEFEQSWDHIDGETRQLFIEFLERSCTAEFSGFLLYKELSRKLKDRNPLLAECFALMSRDEARHAGFLNKAMSDFNLSLDLGFLTQHRSYTYFEPEFIFYATYLSEKIGYWRYITIYRHLEKHPEHRIYPIFRFFENWCQDENRHGDFFDAVMRAQPQMLDRPRTFWQKIKEIPLSLSGKKWARYFMVCWVPPKLWCRFFLLSVFATMYLNDLQRAKFYAAIGLDAREYDREVIAKTNETAGRVFPVILDVDHPEFYERLERCVENNAKLTEISKQKGGFLKKLPFYLSNLWQMIKLFLIPAKEPTKAAVR
- a CDS encoding carbohydrate kinase family protein, which translates into the protein MSQPTVLCAGEVLFDCLEVPPDPPQCFLGGAPANVACGLVKLGVRAAFLGAVGDDALGEQACAELTALGVNIEAVERVAGVPTRQVRVQLVGGDRQFVGFAPAGTSVFADMQFYGQQVSPSLLAGARFFVTGTLGLASEPTATTIEHLVQQLRQRETLILIDANWRPIFWPDASAAPERIRPFLAQAHFLKLAKEEAELFFSDSDPQVVYRALWGMAPDHAVVITDGDQAIRYCWHENQGELQPPAMPVVDTTGAGDGFVAGWIAQLLQGSPENYRDSQWQAACLEFATVVGALVTTKRGAIAAQPTLAEVTQWLRDHPERKILTP